In one window of Camelina sativa cultivar DH55 chromosome 15, Cs, whole genome shotgun sequence DNA:
- the LOC104747687 gene encoding probable polyol transporter 3 yields MVHADGHTSPGLDPNPNHMNKFACGCAIVASIISIIFGYDTGVMSGAQIFIREDLKINDTQIEVLAGILNLCALVGSLTAGKTSDFIGRRYTIALSAVIFLVGSVLMGYSPNYAVLMVGRCIAGVGVGFALMIAPVYSAEISSASHRGFLTSLPELCISLGILLGYVSNYCFGKLTLKLGWRLMLGIAAFPSLILAFGIMKMPESPRWLVMQGRLEEAKTIMVLVSNTQEEAEERYRDILIAAEIEEETAVKAVGGGVTKNHGKSVWRELVIKPRPAVRLILIAAVGIHFFEHATGIEAVVLYSPRIFKKAGVVSKDKLLLATVGVGVTKAIFIIIATFLLDKVGRRKLLLTSTGGMVFALTSLAVSLTMVQRFGRLAWALSLSIVSTYAFVAFFSIGVGPITWVYSSEIFPLRLRDQGASIGVAVNRIMNATVSMSFLSMTKAITTGGVFFVFAGIAVAAWWFFFFMLPETKGVPLEEMEKLFGGGGPRGDRDGLEIQTKRVNN; encoded by the exons aTGGTTCATGCTGATGGTCATACTTCTCCCGGGTTGGATCCAAACCCAAATCATATGAACAAATTTGCTTGCGGCTGTGCCATTGTTGCTTCCATCATTTCCATCATCTTTGGATATG ATACGGGAGTTATGAGCGGAGCTCAGATATTTATAAGAGAGGATCTAAAAATAAACGATACTCAGATCGAAGTTTTGGCCGGAATCTTGAATCTTTGTGCTCTCGTCGGATCACTAACGGCGGGAAAAACTTCTGACTTCATCGGTCGACGTTACACGATTGCTCTCTCCGCCGTGATATTCTTAGTGGGCTCGGTTCTTATGGGTTACAGCCCAAACTACGCTGTTTTGATGGTCGGAAGATGTATAGCCGGAGTTGGTGTAGGGTTTGCTCTCATGATAGCTCCGGTTTACTCTGCCGAGATATCCTCTGCTTCACACCGAGGCTTTCTCACTTCTTTACCCGAGCTTTGTATTAGTCTCGGGATTTTACTTGGCTATGTCTCGAACTACTGTTTTGGGAAACTGACTTTGAAGCTCGGATGGAGATTGATGCTTGGGATCGCAGCTTTCCCTTCTTTGATACTGGCTTTTGGGATTATGAAAATGCCCGAGTCTCCGAGGTGGCTTGTGATGCAAGGTAGGTTAGAAGAGGCAAAGACAATAATGGTTTTGGTATCCAACACCCAAGAAGAAGCCGAAGAACGGTACAGGGATATACTAATCGCGGCGGAAATAGAGGAAGAGACAGCGGTGAAAGCAGTTGGCGGCGGGGTTACGAAGAATCACGGCAAAAGTGTGTGGAGGGAGTTGGTAATAAAACCGCGACCTGCGGTGCGTTTGATATTGATCGCCGCCGTGGGAATACACTTTTTCGAGCATGCCACGGGGATCGAGGCCGTCGTGTTGTACAGTCCGAGGATTTTCAAGAAAGCCGGAGTAGTTTCCAAAGACAAGCTCTTACTAGCCACGGTCGGTGTAGGTGTAACTAAGGCCATTTTCATAATAATAGCTACTTTCTTGCTAGACAAGGTAGGTCGGAGAAAGCTTCTGTTGACAAGCACGGGTGGGATGGTCTTCGCACTGACCAGTTTAGCGGTTAGTCTCACGATGGTTCAGCGGTTTGGGCGGTTAGCGTGGGCATTGAGTTTAAGCATCGTGTCTACGTATGCATTTGTAGCGTTTTTCTCCATCGGGGTTGGGCCTATCACATGGGTGTACAGCTCCGAGATATTCCCGTTGAGACTTAGGGATCAGGGAGCGAGCATAGGCGTTGCGGTTAATAGGATCATGAATGCGACGGTCTCAATGAGTTTTCTATCGATGACGAAGGCGATCACGACAGGTGGCGTGTTCTTCGTGTTTGCCGGAATAGCGGTGGCGGCATGGTGgttcttcttttttatgttGCCGGAGACGAAAGGAGTGCCATtggaggagatggagaagctttTTGGTGGTGGGGGTCCTCGTGGTGATCGCGACGGACTAGAGATTCAAACTAAGAGAGTCAATAATTAG